In the genome of Arachis stenosperma cultivar V10309 chromosome 2, arast.V10309.gnm1.PFL2, whole genome shotgun sequence, the window CACAAGATTCTCAAACTCTACGGCGGAGTTACGCCGAACTGGAACGGGATTTAGACGTCTGTAGACAGTAGCGGGGTTCGGGCTTCATTGGCAAGCTTAGGAAGAACGGCGCGCAACGGAACTGATTGGATTGATTTCCAAGTCGGGTGGGTCTTGGGTGGTCATCCGCTTATTGTGCTTTGGGCTCTTTATGGGCCTGGCACCATCCAAAAAAAATGATAGCTCGACTCAGTGACATAATCAGTAGGGCTAGCAAAGCGGACCAGCCCGCCCTGTCCCACCCCATCCCGTTCCGTCTAGGCCCACACCATAAAGGGGGCGAGCCGCCCCTGTCCCGCCAACTAAAGTGAATTCAAAATACTTTTCCGTCCCGCTTTATGGTGGATTGACACGTCGGCGGACTAGCCCgcttgacttttttttttttgaaaaataaaattcattaaaattaataaaaaaataataattaaaaaatttaatacaaataaaaaatagtcaaattataatatatttttttatttttttatttttaacttcaatcaaattgttcaaaataatatttgtcaatagaatcatctttattttaaaaaataagtcacaaAATTTAAGCATATATACGAAATtgtattacaaaataaataaagttaataactaaaagaagaataaaaaaataaaaaaaagtgtataaaaattatataattattaattttgtagtAGTAAtcactattttatttaataagaaaataaaaaaataaaaatcttggGCCAGACAGGCCGGCCCGCCCCGCTCCGCCAAAACCCACAAATTTAACGATGTGGGtttgatgaattttttttaatttggcaGGTTTTAAAATCTAGATTGACCCgctttttttttagttggttCGACTTGTTTTACCACCCGTGaccaaatttttttgttagaCTGACTGATTTGATaacactaattttaatattgaaTTCCATGTGAATATTAAAATACACTTGTCATAAATAAGAACATAAAAGAGGAAGCACTACAATTTAGGATCAACATAAGAAATAATACAGGATATGTTAGGTGTACACCAAAATCAACCTCTAAATTTAATcaccagtataaaatatatattaaaatataaatacacattgaaaataaattaaaccacacatgtatttatacacaaatatattaataattaattttagtgactaattttgatatacaaataacatttcttaataaaataatactcTAAAGATATTCTCAAGGACTTTAATATTGGACATAGACAtccttaaaaatttaattaggtCTCAGTTCCTAAACTGATTCTGCCATAAGACTATTTTCAATAGAAAATTCatcccaatttttatttatgacCCACCTGTCATAAAAAATAACTCCACATCAGTTTTGCATCATAAACAATAAATAGGAATTTAAAGCATCTCTCTTTTCCATTAGGAGGAACTAACTTTAATCTCTATTGTAGtcttacttaattaattaattaagataattaaaattaatgtaattatttttttataataatattatttaaatttataaatttaaaaataatccacgttaaaaaatattaatattcagaaaaaaaaatataataataataataatacacaaTAACAGCTAATTTTCAACGACTAATTTTGCAACAACTAGTTTTGTAATGGCTAATTTTTTAATGTggttaacattttaaaatttataaataaaaataaacaattcaacaaaaatttattttataatatgtaaaaattaaatttattattttatataaataaatttaattaattataatttaatataataatataaataattattcaatattgattaaatataattatttatattaataaattattaaataaaaatataattattaattaaataaaaatataattattaataaattgtTAGTCACATGTGTTTAACTATGgttggcttttttttttaagaagaagaagaagcttagTTTCTTTGAATAGGGCTTTATTTGCCTCAAAAACTGTGAAGAAACTCAACTTCATTTTCTTCCCATGCTCGATCTCCACTTTTTGTAAGAGGAATAGTGATTGGGGCCTTCATTTTATCACATTGGACATTCTCTAAAACAAATATATCTGTTCATTGCTTTGACCTGTTAACAATTAATGGAGGGATTCTATGTGGTCGTTGACTAAGTGATGTAGTTATAACGATAACACGTGTCACTTAAGAGACAAATGATCATTTTACAATACAGTAAAAATGACGTTTTTTTCACGTAGctaaaaataacatattttttaagACATAATTGTTCCAAAAAGACCTCCCAAATTATTGAAATGGTGTGATTTCTCCTATTTGagtattacaaaaataaattatcttcTTCAATCTCCAAACTTTTGTGTTTGAGAGAGCTACTTGTAAACATTGCTAATAACGAGTTGTAAATATTGCTAATAACGAGTGGGACAACATGTTTAATTCCTAGCCATCAAAAGGTGTGAAATGTTTTGGTGATAATTTGAGAGTTGACAATACTGCTAGTGTTAATAGAggtgaaataaaaaaaaatatcctaattGTAAGTGCAAAACCTACTATAATCTTTAAGTCTTGTATTTTGAAAAATCTCAATAGTCTATTTTTTTGCTGTCTTTACTTTAAGGTAAggtaatgatttttttttatgtaattagGTTGTGACAATGGTATTAAGTTAATATTAGTGTATATatgttgttgcatttgcatatatAGTTACCATAATGTGATTTCTTTGTTTGGTTTGATGAGATTTTTGGTATGGAAGATAGTGTAGTTGAAaagtgtgttttttttttctttacataTATGGATGAAGAGGTTAACACGGTTATTCCTGATATGCATGTTAATAAAGAATTTGGTGCTGTTATGAGTAAGGGAATGAAAGACGGAATGAATGAAACAGTTGGACAAATTGCTGGAAAAGAAAAACCACAATAAAGTTATCAAGATAGATGAATTTTTAGGAGTGGTTTATTTATCAGTGCATTTATAATAGTTGTTGTAGTCATTCGCACCTAGCTTTGACTAGATTGTCCACGAAGTTAAAGAATAATTCCTTCTCTAAACGGTTGTACTCCTCTTGATATccaaaaacacacacacacacacaaattTCAATAATAGAAAATACACAATTTTGTGAAGCTAAACCCTAGGAGTATATATGCGCCGAGCCACACTGGGTTTGGCTTAACCCAGATTTGACCCGAAATATAGACTGGGTCTAATTTTTAGACCCTAACCCGATCTTAGACCCGATGAAACATACGCACGTTCGGGCCGGGTGAAAATCGGGTAAAAACTGGGTGAAAACCGGGTCTTTAGCATGTAAAAATCACCTAATCTCCAACCATTATTTCGCAATTCACAtagtaaaattcacttaaaaaaatataacaagaaccaatctttctctaaaattaaagcataaccataatcaatactaatattgtctaataacaccaaatatttaaatcaatacaaataacactattatgcattagtctaaagtcttatgcattaaaacataaaacattaacttataatcttatcataactaataacacaaaatattaaggtttacaatatttaaattcaacataagaatagccatcatccatcactaataacacaaaatattaattgtgtatgatgaccgggccACCGGACCGAATTCGGGTGACCCGAGCTATGACCCGGACCCGACCCaaaataatgaccgggtctatttttgagacccttacccgGCCCAAGACCCGATGAAATCACACTAAATTAGCCCTTAAAGTGTTCGGGGCCGGATCGGGTCTTTGGGCCGGGCCGTGTACACCCCTACTAAACccaaaatatttatataaacaAAATGAAAAGCACGAGAATTCTCAATCAgatttattttcgaatttttttgttGGTAATTCTATCGGATTTTTCATAAGAATTTCCATGGGAGAAACACCAATAATGAAATGTGAGATTTTTTTGTCGGATTctaaatcaaatgaaaatttttgcAAGAATAGCATTCGTCTTTGACGTGAGTATTAGAGTAGGTATTACCGTCGGAATTGGTAAAAGAAAATTGAAGACCAAACACTTTTTTTGGTATGACTATTAGTGTTGGATTGGATCTGACGGTAATATAAACGTAGTATTTTATTAGTGAATGAAATTTAagttattatttgaattttcCGACTAAAAATCCAATGTAATTTTGGGACTAATAAACAAGCACAACCGTCTTCTTTCCCATTTTAGAATATTCTCTTCAACTTTAAACACTCCAAAACCACTTTCATTTTAGAACCTTCTTCCTCAATTATCCCTGGTGCCACCTCCACCATCCTTACTTAGTGTTGCAATCTACAAGCACTCCGATGTGATCGTCATTACCGTGTTGTTTGGAACAAATTTTCCCTCATCTACCACCACAAAAGGGTTCTCTTAGTGCTTGCTATGTTCTTCTTCCCCCCCTCTCCAAAAATAAACCCATCCTCTATGTTCTGCATTGCCACTATTGCAGCTCCTCTGCCATTTGCACCTCCGTGAGCCTCTCTTCTGCCTCTTCAACTCGAATTAAGGCAGGTTAGTTAGGGTTTCTTTTTTTcaagatttatttattttctaaaatgttagttatttttataaatttttattattttctataattttaattttttgttcaaTGTTTTTGGCCATCTTTCCTATGTCGTcaagttaataattttttttacatttttattttttatttgtaatttgagtgtattttatttaagttaGTTTAAGGTTTTTTATTAGTTctatcaaaaaaaatttattagttatgaaaaaattataacaatAGTCATTGTGATTATTTAGTTTATGTTAATTTGATTTAACTAGGGTTTAAGAGTTGTTAGGTCTGTATgggataattaattaattagttagtttgCTAGGGTGATTATGTTAATTAGGTCAAATTATGTTAAGTTTGGTTATTTTTCTTAATGAAATTAATTGTATTGAAATTATCTTAATTTACTATGGAATTAGGTTAGAGCATTTTGGGCCAGATTGAGCATTTTTGGAACGCCAATATTGCAAATTGTGGGTTGTTCGTGCGATTTTGGTATTATAGGTTGAATTTGAAGTTGGTGATCTCTAATTTTATAAGACAGATAGATTTGTAGAACGGAAGTTGGAGAAGGTCTAGTGGCACCTacttctcaattctttgtttGCTAGAAATTGTATAGTAAAAAAAGGGTTgcacaataaaataattaggaCTCATTAATTGTTGAGAACTACTCAGATAAAGACActtaaaatgtcttttttttaaagattttttcagtaattaaaatttaatatatataatcgattaaatcatgttatttttgttaaaattagacTAGACAAATTGATTTAATCGAAAAAATGATGAATCAAATCTTAAactggtctaaattaatattatttttttataaaaaatggctataatactcttattatagagaattattaaaatactcttattattattattattattattattattattattattattattattattattattaattttaaaaattctaaattctaatcctacgatagaaaaataaaggactaaaatttaggattctcaaaattaatatatataatagaagtattttagtcattttctataatagggtattgtagtcattttttataaaaaataatattaatttagaccaattcaagatttgatttaccatttttcggtcaaattaatttgtctaacctaattttgacaaaaattaatacgatttaatcgattatatgtgttaaattttaattattaataaccTAATTTGTTTGGattatttttttgtgaaaaatGCAAATGTTGTTCGGTGGAGATCTCTAATTTAAGGGGATACTCTACTGAATTATTATGGAATAAATTTAAAGTTCTAATGTCATTATTGTATTGTTGAACTTTACCCtgtttagattaaaaaaattgataacaTTATTTGGTGAAGGTCTCTTATTTAAGAGAAAATTCTGTTgaaattttgttaaaataatttcttttttattttgcacAAGACCAATATAAAACAGAATTGCAGACTTGGACCCTGGCATCCCAGCAGAGTGTCGAGGAAGGCAACGAGTCAAATAGTGTTATTGTGGTGGATCCGAATGCGGTATGGCATAATGTTGTTTGGGAGTCATATAAGAATACATTTACGGAGTCTAATCCTACTTTGCCTGCACTCTTTAATACGGTCTTTTCGCTTCATCCTCCTCGGCTTCGAGTACTCCTCTAGCATCTCTAGAGACCATGTTGAGTTGTGTTTGCATGTATGCGATCTCATCCAGAGCCTGGACGAGTGAGGATGACAGATCAACAAGGATGAGGACCATATTCGTGAGTTGCTTGCTCACCTCGATCAACCCGAGTCAGTCTGGCGTGAGAAAGAAGAGACGATGGAGGCAGCCCATTCGAAGATTCTAAGGGACGAAAGGAGATTCGCAAGAAGAGGCAGGAGATAGCCGCCTACTACGAGATTATGCGAGCCAGACCAAGTTCAGAGGTGGGGTCATTATCAGCAGTAGTGCCGCTACCATAGCCGCAGCAGCATGATGATCAGGATTTGCAGGAAGATGACGTCGATGACTATGTTGACCCATAGgatatttattttgaataaCTACATTGTTAGTTTTATCTGTATGCTTTAGAATAGTTGACATTGTTATATGTGTGGTTTACAATAATTTAGATCTTATATTTGTGTTATTCGTATTATTAGTTactattttgataaaaaatacaATCGATTTTCAGATTCATTTAAATTGGATCTACAATTATGTTCAGGTCACAGGAACATTAAATTATAATGAAGTAAAGAAGGATGGAAACCCTTCACCGAATAGGACAGGTACCATAACTACCAGCCAATAGAGGCTCAGGTAGTCATTGAAATCAGTTCAAAATGTGTtctgttgagttaagaaattaactaaattaattagtgatgacaaacattatttttggcaaaataaataattagaattgttaaattaataagtatacattgctaattatttatgttatgtTGCAGGCCATAATTCAATTTTGGCAGCCCAAGTTGAATGAATAAAACAAAGCTAATGGGCTGAATGAAAAGTGTGAATAAAGACAAGCCCAAGTCATtcatatcaaacaaagaagcaTAGCAAGACACCACGGGCCAAAAAGAGAAGAACCCGATCCAAGCttgaaattgttttcaattttcCACCATCTTGCTCCAACCAAATCAACGTTCCTCTCCTATCTAATCAAGTCACATCAAGACTTCAgtaaagtaagaaagagaaagagaagaaaagcttcCTCCATAAGCCAgtaaccaaagaagcaagaaagagaaaatcTAAGCTTGAAGCACAGAAGCTAAAGCAGAAAATCTAATACAAATCAAGCTTAAGAAAGGTAATCCTTCtcatcttgcatgcatcagatcTTCATCCTTTTTTTCCTACTCTCTGTTCTATccgaaaatggcattcaaagaaaaaattgatCTCTGTTCTTCACTGCTACAAATCCACGGTCACAAGAGattcttggggaccaagttgcaTCTCTATGGTTCAGATTTGGTTGACCATTGGAAAATAATTTCGGTTACTCCTtcatggctttcggtcaagttgGAAAAGTCAGAAGGAAAGGTTCTACTTTGATGATTGAGAAGAAAAAGTGAGCttgtgggttggtgaagctcaaggctcaagatgttgaccttggaggaagaaccaaggaacatgcaaggagataaaaagaaGCTTGTTGTTCATTCTGAAGTAAGGAGAGATAACCAGTGAACTTGAGGTGTTTGTTCTGAGAGAGCTCTTTGAAGAAGTTCAACTAACTGGACAGTGTAACCTATTCAAAGGTGCATTCCGCCAGTATGAAGAACTAAATCAGAGGCTTGCTAATCTGGTTTTTCGCATAGCAAAGAGGCTgctgatgaagtcaatctccttcatatTTTACTGATTGTAATGTTCTTTTCAATGTTTATCATTCTGTAATTTCTAgtgagaaaaggcattgtgagaaaactcaagtaaaagccatgagtggaaaaaggctgagtgaaacacttgagagaaaagcctagagttattttctgatttctttaggttggttaagtgtcttgtatcttgtacctgtttggtatccctttcttagttgggttagcactaagagtaaatagttaggtgttagcatagccaatgtcaagttaggttagaacttgagtgtaaaattggtgtttgtaatactgttaactattgtgaaattcttccatatttgtggaggagactggatgtaggttgcatagcacaaagcaaccgaaccaggatatatgctggtgttgtttttttttcttctctgtcatgttctgttttctgatattcatgagacaaaaataaattgtctcataaatttccgctgctgagttcaaacagaatcagatttGTAACTTTGCTTAAAAAGGGTCAAAACAGCAacttaaaaggaaggcatagattcaatccccccttctctaagcctaccacaaccttcaattggtatcaggagctaaggtctcaagaatcaagcttaaccgcttggagcaaagatccaatGGCGAACAACTTGGGCACAACCACAGTTGCCTACACCCTCACTGAAGGTCAGTCAAACAATCGACCACATTTCTTCAACGGGAAGAACTATTCCTACtggaaagaaagaataagaatcttcatccaatccattgactacaacCTATGGAAGATCGTTGTGAGCGGTCCAAAGATCCCAACAAAAAcaagtgctgatggagtggtgactccaaaagaagaagctgaatggaatgaagatgataagaagaagatagagctgaatgctaaagcaatcaaccttcttcactgtgctatcagctttgaagaataccggaaggtgtctagatgcaagacagccaaagaaatctgggaaaaactccaggttacacacgaaggcactaaacaagtcaaagaaacgaggattgatatgctgcgaaaagagtacgagatgtttagcatgaaggatggagaaagcattgatgaagcGTTTGAGAGATTCTCGATCATAATCAACAAGcttgatgctatgggtacaaactatacagaacaaaccttggtgagaaaactccttagaagcctcacaaaagagtgggaaaacactgccactgtcctaaccgagagtaacaacataagtcccataacctatgatgagctgagaggaaaactccttgcctatgaagccacacacacaaacacagactcaaagaaaaagggaataacCCTTAAGTCACAAATAGAACCGAAAGAGAGTGAGTCAAGTGATGGTATTTCAGATGACGAGCTTTTGTTTTTTGCCaggagatttagaaggatgTTGAAGAGCAAAGGCAAATACAAGGGCTCAAGTTCAAAGGAGCACAAGATAGACTTGAGCAAAGTGACGTGTCATCATTGCAAGGAGGTTGGACACTTCAAGTCAAACTGTCCAAAGCTCAAAAAggaggacaaaggaaagaaggaaaggaagagagtaCTCATGGCAGCCTGGGAGGATCTTGAAAATgactcaaatgaagaagaaggatcaGAAGGAGATAACAAAGACTGCTTCATGGCTGGAAACAacaatcttgatgaggtaaattattatgatttgaccattgaggacttgcatgctattattgatgatcttaCCTTAAACACCTCAAAACTGCTTGACAAATACAATGAATGCAGATCTGAAAGAGATGTGCTAAGagctgaaaataattttttaaaagaaaaagtgaaggaaactaaatgtgctttggacatcattgaagaaaacagatttcttaaatctgaacttgaaaaattaaaaggaaagcacattgtggatccttctcatgagttgattgctgaaaatgaaagattaaatgaCAAAATTAAAAGGTTGAATGGTGACTTAACAAAATTTGCTCAAGGTTCTagtaacttggacaaattacttgcaaatcaaagaccattgtttgaaaaatctggtttaggctACATAGCCAAGGAAGATGCAGTTTCTAATATTTCCACTATAAAGTTTGTGGCTTCTTCATCAAATACCAAAACTATACCAAACAAAGTTAGTGTTAAAAATGCTCCAACatttgaagaaaaatttgatGAAGTATACACAAGTGAAACTGAGCGTTCACCAAAAACTGAACCGAGTTCAAACCGGCCAGGTTTGGGTTACATTTCGAAAAATGAGGATGTTTTCAAGAAACCACCATTTTAC includes:
- the LOC130963140 gene encoding uncharacterized protein LOC130963140; the protein is MLKSKGKYKGSSSKEHKIDLSKVTCHHCKEVGHFKSNCPKLKKEDKGKKERKRVLMAAWEDLENDSNEEEGSEGDNKDCFMAGNNNLDEFVASSSNTKTIPNKVSVKNAPTFEEKFDEVYTSETERSPKTEPSSNRPGLGYISKNEDVFKKPPFYNKTSFSKGNQAQKDNEAAKNHGKENSGQAEAETANAENSRDNSILSHESEGNSADSSIQNPLVTESASKSTRPREWRFLKNYPEEFVIGDVSHGVQTRSSTRKANEGSNIALLSQMEPQNVKEALSDPSWIKAMEDELLEYETILGR